The genomic stretch GTCTCGCCTTTTATTGGTGATAAAAAAGGATAATTACTAATATAATAATGTAATTTTGTCCCTAAGGGCCAAAAACCCTTAGGGACATTTTTATTAATCTAAGTTGGTATTACTCGCCTGAGAGGCTCCCCACGGGGAGGTCACCACAGCGGGCAACATTATCGCCGGTGAGCAAGCATGGCGGCACGGGGCGGGTTGTGCCCACATAGGAATAGAAATTGAAGGTCGGATCAGTCAGATTTTCCAGGGTCAGAATGTACATATCCTGAATGGCAACATGATCTTCGGGGCGAATTTCGATCAGGCCCTTGGGACCATCGAAGCTCAAACCTTCCATAGCGGCAACGAGTGTCGCGCCATCGGTATCACCATTGGTGGCCTTGAGGGCTTCCACAACCATGATGGCGGCGTTCATAGCATCGGCATCGAAGAGGTCAGGATATACACCATAGCGGGTGGACAGATTCTCAACGAGGAAGTCATTGATGACGTTGTCCGGTGCGGAATAGTGGTAGAGAATGCCAGCGGTGGTGCCAACGGCGTTGCTGTAGAACACAGGCATCAGGATATTGTCGATGAAGGTCGTACCCAATTCTTTGGTTTCATTGACACCCTGATCCTCAGCAGCCTGGACCAATGGAATGAAGCCTGAGCCTGCCCAAGCAACAATATAGGCTTCGGCATCGGTGTCAGCGATAATTTCCATGTAGGGTGTGAAGTCAGTCGTATCTGCAGGTGCGTAAATATCATCAGTTACGAATTCACCACCATCCAGGGTGCAGGCATCCCGGAAGGATTCAGCAGCACCCTTACCAAAGGTGTTGTCAATCGCGATTGTGACGAAGGTTGAATAATTTTCGGTCAGCGCGGCACATTCGTTAATGGAGTCCTGATAGTTGTTGCGGCTGGTGCGGAAAGTATATTCATTGAAGTCTTTGCCGGTGATGTCATTAGCGGCAGCAGGGGCAACGATCAACGGAATTTGATTGTCGAAGGCAATTTCCTGCAGAGTAGCGGTGCAGGATGAGGAGGTTGAACCAACGAGGAAATCAACACCCACAACGTCAATCAATTCGTTCGCAACGGCGGTTGTGTTCTCAGGGGAACCAGCGTCATCTCGAACATAGACCTGAATCTCACGGCCATCGAGCATGAAGGTGTTTTCCTGGGTGGCAGCGAAATCGAAGACATCGCCTGCGGTACCAGCAGCACCTGTGGCATATTCCATCCCCAGCATGAATGAACGGGGGATCATGACGCCATAGATGGCCAATGCACCGGTCAGGTCAGCAATAACGCCAACTTTGACGGGCTCTAGAACAACCTCAGTCTCGACTACCTCTTCGGTAGCGACAACTTCGGTTTCATCCACAACAGGTTCAGTAGTCTCGACAGCCGGAGTTGCGCAGGCTGACAGAACCATGGGAATGATGACCAATATGGCCAATACGGTTAAACTAGCTTTTTTCATCCTTTTTGCTCCTTCTAATAGGTTAGAAAACAGGTATTTTGTTTGGTTCTAGCGTTCGAATCGAGGATATAACACCTCCTTATTTTGA from Chloroflexota bacterium encodes the following:
- a CDS encoding substrate-binding domain-containing protein, with amino-acid sequence MKKASLTVLAILVIIPMVLSACATPAVETTEPVVDETEVVATEEVVETEVVLEPVKVGVIADLTGALAIYGVMIPRSFMLGMEYATGAAGTAGDVFDFAATQENTFMLDGREIQVYVRDDAGSPENTTAVANELIDVVGVDFLVGSTSSSCTATLQEIAFDNQIPLIVAPAAANDITGKDFNEYTFRTSRNNYQDSINECAALTENYSTFVTIAIDNTFGKGAAESFRDACTLDGGEFVTDDIYAPADTTDFTPYMEIIADTDAEAYIVAWAGSGFIPLVQAAEDQGVNETKELGTTFIDNILMPVFYSNAVGTTAGILYHYSAPDNVINDFLVENLSTRYGVYPDLFDADAMNAAIMVVEALKATNGDTDGATLVAAMEGLSFDGPKGLIEIRPEDHVAIQDMYILTLENLTDPTFNFYSYVGTTRPVPPCLLTGDNVARCGDLPVGSLSGE